CTGCGGCAGGCCGATCAGCGAGAACTGCCGCCCATAGGTCGCCTCGGCGCGGTGCGTCGCCCGGCGGAAGGAGAAATAGCCGCTGCCTGGAGGGTAGGTATCCCGCGCCGTGTCCTCCACATGACCCACGCCTGCCGCCTCCAGCCGCGCGGCGACATAGCCGGGCAGGTCGAACTGCCAGTGCCCCTCGCGCCCGGCGGCGAAATGGTGCGCGTCCGCATCGGAGAACTGCGCGCGGAAGCCCGCGTCCACCTCGTAGCTTGCCTGCGCGATGCAGGGGCCGATGGCGGCGGCGATGTTCCCGCGCGCGGCGCCCAGCTCCTCCATCGCCGCGAGCGTGTTTTCCAGCACGCCGGAATGCGCGCCGCGCCAGCCTGCATGGGCCGCACCCACGACACCGGCGGATGTGTCCGCCAGCAGCACAGGCGCGCAATCGGCAGTAACGATGCCCAGCAGCAGGCCGGGCACGGATGTGACCAACGCATCCGCCTCGGGCCGGGCGTCATCGCCCCATGGCGCAGGCACGCTCACCACATCGGGCGAATGCACCTGGTAGACGGCCACCACCTGTGCGCCCGGCAGCACGGCATCGGCGGCGAGGCGGCGATTGGTCGCCACGCAGGCCGGATCGTCTTCCGCCCCGTAGCCGACGTTCAGCCCGGCGACTTCGCCCGCCGAAACGCCGCCCTCGCTGCCGAAGAAGCCGTGCGGG
This genomic interval from Paraurantiacibacter namhicola contains the following:
- the pgeF gene encoding peptidoglycan editing factor PgeF, which gives rise to MATEAPPHLRAPALGPVPHGFFGSEGGVSAGEVAGLNVGYGAEDDPACVATNRRLAADAVLPGAQVVAVYQVHSPDVVSVPAPWGDDARPEADALVTSVPGLLLGIVTADCAPVLLADTSAGVVGAAHAGWRGAHSGVLENTLAAMEELGAARGNIAAAIGPCIAQASYEVDAGFRAQFSDADAHHFAAGREGHWQFDLPGYVAARLEAAGVGHVEDTARDTYPPGSGYFSFRRATHRAEATYGRQFSLIGLPQD